A section of the Paramisgurnus dabryanus chromosome 4, PD_genome_1.1, whole genome shotgun sequence genome encodes:
- the LOC141282094 gene encoding uncharacterized protein, giving the protein MSRMCSRCGGPIDPPDSHKLCIVCLGLLHAETALVGSECPHCDELTMRVLRTRLNIALESSSLQPPTAAKVPLVGAQPPTESERVPERRASPPRRSPVQFVAESLRPEPGAAESVSFGVPAEEDEMSLTASDGDWDQSPPAASEADAHPPSFHEELVRILSKAVQDLEIEWSSPQEPQRSKLDSWYFDSGRRAAAPRKSASFLPDLHDEVTKAWATPQGVRARAGGSELFSKVDGAEARGYLHIPPVEEAVAAHLCPSSSSLGGEASLPSKACRMTAHLADKAYAASGEALSSLHTMAVLQIFQARALKALDEGSTDLSTFRDLRAATDFALKATKKSAQAIGRSMGFMVVMQRQLWLNLTDLKEADRKTLLNAPVSPSGLFGDAVGTITERFSEAVKSSKAMSHFLPRRPMSHAPAGPPPPRHRSEAPGTNPPGSVARNRVQGDRSPEQSRVPDVSGVRERTPSGEPAAKRTKVSSSVPLAVAGDAETVSLNVFVLNAIKNVTFSQKERFPPYLVSGRSPQGSSHPHIDTHSAPSLLSNPPATRGSQRKRGREGLMHGLSEPHKSPLSIAASAAPRPSSLVPVTHTLHRAERSSLVPLGHSPPSSDPASNAQPPRTELPVTHETLGGNERSGHPVIQPLSLRLDAWRAIPNISEWMLNIIQKGYSLQFRRRPPRFNGVIASTVRAQDESILYQEICNLLAKQAIESVPMQERESGFYSRYFVVPKKDGGLRPILDLRQINKALHKRAFKMTTLKQILAHIRPGDWFISVDLKDAYFHIQIAPHHRRFLRFAFKDAAYQFTVLPFGLALAPRTFTKCIDVALSPLRASGIRILNYLDDWLILAQSREVLISHRDAVLSHLDSLGLRVNLQKSALSPTQEIAFLGVRLDSVSMKAFLSEERKRDLTSALNVFSHGGTVPLKRFQRLLGLMAAASPVCPLGLLYMRPLQLWLRSRVPNRAWISGRARITVTNGCMRALRPWFDPNLFSGGAPLGLVTRRKVVTTDASLTGWGALCDGVPASGSWPESERLWHINRLELKAVFLALQSFATLIGGHHVLVRTDNTTVVSYINRQGGVRSRPLFRQAEAILLWADRHLLSIKATHVPGSMNCGADMLSRNGIPQGEWRLNPLSIELIWSQFGKAEVDLFASEENTHCPLFFSLTSSPLGGEALSLPWPRASKYAFPPIKLLPSVLHKIREEKATVTLIAPYWPNQPWFPELLELSTAPPWPIPLRRDLLSQANGSIWHPSPEKWKLHAWKVCGNR; this is encoded by the exons ATGTCGCGAATGTGCTCACGGTGCGGAGGTCCTATCGACCCGCCCGATTCGCACAAACTGTGTATAGTATGTCTGGGGCTTCTCCACGCAGAGACGGCGTTGGTTGGGTCGGAGTGCCCTCATTGTGATGAGCTCACAATGAGGGTGCTCAGGACTCGGCTCAACATCGCTCTCGAAAGCTCCTCGCTGCAGCCTCCCACTGCCGCCAAGGTGCCGCTGGTGGGGGCTCAGCCACCGACGGAGAGCGAGCGCGTGCCGGAACGCCGCGCTTCCCCTCCCCGTCGCTCTCCGGTTCAGTTCGTCGCCGAGAGCCTGCGTCCTGAACCGGGAGCTGCCGAGTCTGTCTCCTTTGGGGTCCCCGCAGAGGAGGATGAGATGTCACTGACGGCGTCTGACGGAGATTGGGACCAATCTCCGCCTGCCGCGTCGGAGGCTGACGCCCACCCCCCCTCCTTTCACGAAGAGCTGGTGCGCATTCTCTCTAAGGCCGTGCAGGATTTAGAGATCGAGTGGAGTTCCCCGCAAGAACCCCAAAGGAGCAAGCTCGATTCGTGGTACTTTGACTCGGGCCGCCGCGCCGCCGCTCCGAGGAAAAGTGCCTCTTTCCTCCCAGACCTGCACGATGAGGTCACCAAAGCGTGGGCGACCCCCCAGGGCGTCCGCGCTCGCGCCGGCGGGTCTGAGCTGTTTTCTAAAGTGGACGGGGCGGAGGCTCGTGGATACCTGCATATCCCCCCCGTCGAGGAAGCCGTGGCggcccatctctgcccgtcgTCCTCCTCCTTGGGTGGTGAGGCTTCACTACCCTCTAAGGCGTGCCGCATGACGGCGCACCTGGCTGATAAAGCCTACGCCGCGTCAGGGGAGGCTCTGTCGTCGCTACACACCATGGCGGTCCTCCAGATTTTCCAGGCGCGGGCTCTAAAGGCGCTGGACGAGGGCAGCACGGACCTGAGTACCTTCAGGGATCTGAGGGCGGCAACGGACTTCGCGCTGAAAGCCACCAAAAAGTCGGCGCAGGCTATCGGACGCAGCATGGGCTTCATGGTGGTGATGCAGCGCCAGCTGTGGTTAAATCTCACAGATCTCAAGGAGGCCGACAGGAAGACGCTGCTTAACGCTCCCGTTTCCCCATCTGGCCTGTTCGGTGACGCCGTGGGTACCATCACGGAGCGATTCTCGGAGGCGGTGAAGAGTTCTAAAGCCATGAGTCACTTTCTTCCTCGCCGCCCTATGTCTCATGCGCCGGCGGGACCGCCGCCGCCGAGACACCGCTCCGA AGCCCCTGGCACGAATCCACCAGGAAGCGTCGCAAGAAACCGGGTCCAGGGGGACCGCAGTCCGGAGCAAAGCCGCGTTCCTGACGTGAGTGGTGTGAGAGAGAGAACGCCGAGCGGCGAGCCCGCCGCCAAGAGAACGAAAGTCTCGTCAAGCGTCCCCCTGGCTGTTGCGGGCGACGCAGagactgtctctttaaatgtttttgtgttgaatgcaataaaaaatgttactttttcacaaaaagagcgtTTTCCTCCTTATCTGGTTTCGGGTCGCTCGCCCCAGGGCAGCTCCCACCCTCATATAGACACGCACAGCGCACCCTCCCTGCTTTCGAACCCCCCCGCGACGCGCGGGTCGCAGAGAAAGCGGGGACGGGAAGGGTTAATGCACGGTCTCAGCGAGCCGCACAAAAGCCCGTTGTCTATCGCGGCGTCAGCCGCCCCCCGGCCGTCCTCTCTTGTGCCCGTAACACACACGCTGCACAGAGCGGAGAGGTCTTCATTAGTCCCGCTGGGTCACTCGCCCCCGAGCAGCGATCCGGCGAGCAACGCGCAGCCCCCCAGAACCGAGCTACCCGTCACGCACGAGACGCTCGGCGGCAACGAGCGGTCAGGTCATCCTGTCATTCAACCGCTATCACTGCGCTTAGATGCATGGCGTGCCATTCCCAACATATCGGAATGGATGCTGAACATTATTCAGAAAGGATATTCTCTACAGTTTCGACGCAGACCTCCCCGTTTCAACGGCGTGATAGCGTCAACGGTCCGGGCTCAGGACGAGTCGATTTTGTATCAGGAAATCTGCAATCTCCTCGCCAAACAAGCGATAGAGTCAGTTCCgatgcaagagagagagagcggttTTTACAGCCGGTACTTTGTCGTCCCGAAAAAAGACGGCGGTCTcagaccgatcttggatttgagACAAATCAACAAAGCATTACACAAACGTGCTTTCAAAATGACTACACTGAAACAGATCCTCGCCCACATTCGGCCCGGGGACTGGTTTATTTCAGTGGACCTAAAGGATGCTTATTTTCACATTCAGATCGCCCCGCACCACAGGCGCTTTCTGAGATTTGCATTCAAGGATGCTGCATACCAGTTCACGGTCCTCCCGTTCGGTCTGGCGCTCGCCCCGCGCACATTCACGAAATGTATAGACGTGGCGCTGTCCCCGCTGAGAGCGAGCGGCATTCGCATCCTGAATTATTTGGACGATTGGCTGATTTTAGCACAATCCAGAGAGGTGCTCATCAGCCACAGGGACGCAGTACTTTCGCATTTAGACAGCCTCGGTCTACGTGTGAATTTGCAGAAGAGCGCTCTATCTCCAACGCAGGAGATCGCGTTTCTAGGCGTGCGTCTCGACTCAGTCTCAATGAAGGCTTTCTTATCAGAGGAGCGCAAACGGGATCTGACGTCTGCTCTGAATGTATTCAGCCACGGAGGCACTGTGCCACTGAAACGGTTTCAGAGACTTTTAGGCTTGATGGCGGCAGCCTCACCGGTTTGCCCACTCGGTCTGCTGTATATGCGCCCGTTGCAACTATGGTTACGATCCAGAGTGCCCAACAGGGCGTGGATATCGGGACGAGCGCGCATTACAGTTACGAACGGATGTATGCGAGCGCTGAGACCCTGGTTCGATCCCAACCTGTTCAGCGGGGGTGCCCCACTCGGGCTGGTTACGAGACGGAAAGTAGTCACAACGGACGCGTCGTTAACGGGCTGGGGAGCCCTGTGCGATGGCGTCCCGGCTTCGGGCTCCTGGCCGGAGTCGGAGCGGTTATGGCATATAAACCGTCTAGAGCTCAAAGCCGTCTTTTTAGCACTGCAGAGCTTTGCGACGCTGATCGGGGGCCATCATGTTCTTGTCCGGACGGACAACACTACGGTGGTTTCATACATAAATCGCCAGGGAGGAGTGCGCTCCAGGCCGCTGTTCAGGCAGGCAGAAGCGATACTGTTGTGGGCGGATCGTCATCTCCTTTCAATAAAAGCGACGCATGTACCGGGCAGCATGAACTGCGGAGCGGATATGCTGTCGAGGAACGGCATTCCCCAAGGGGAATGGAGATTGAACCCCCTATCTATCGAGCTGATCTGGAGTCAGTTCGGGAAAGCAGaagtggatctgtttgcgtccgAGGAAAACACACACTGCCCGCTGTTCTTCTCGTTGACGAGCTCTCCTCTGGGCGGAGAAGCGCTGTCGTTGCCGTGGCCGAGAGCCAGCAAATATGCGTTTCCCCCCATAAAACTGCTGCCGTCAGTTTTACACAAGATCAGAGAGGAAAAAGCAACAGTGACACTAATCGCCCCGTACTGGCCGAACCAGCCGTGGTTTCCCGAGCTGTTGGAACTGTCAACGGCTCCCCCGTGGCCGATCCCGTTGAGACGAGACCTGCTCTCTCAGGCGAACGGATCAATCTGGCACCCCAGCCCCGAGAAGTGGAAACTTCACGCGTGGAAGGTGTGTGGGAACCGCTGA